CGTGTCAGCCATGGCCGGCAGCTTTGGGACTCGACGCTGCCTGCGTCAATCGGCCCCCGCGCCGGGGGCTGCTGCGCTTGGCTGCGGGCGTCGGGGACGCCATATCGTCGGGGTAAGCCAGGGAGCGCGCATGCCGGACGGGACGCAGGACGCCATCGAGACGCTGCATGTGATGCTGGACCGCGCCGGCAGCATCGTCGCCTTCACCGGGGCGGGCATCTCGACCGAATCGGGCGTGCCCGATTTCCGCTCCGCCGGCTCGCCTTGGATGGTCAACAAGCCGATCCCGTTCGAGGCCTTCGTGAAGAGCCGCGAAGCGCGGGCCGAAGCCTGGCGGCGCAAATTCGCGATGGACGACCATTATGCCGGCGCCGCGCCCAATGCCGGGCATCGCGCGCTGGCCCGGCTTGTCGGGCAGGGCCGGGCGCCCGCGATCATCACCCAGAACATCGACGGGCTGCACCAGGCCTCTGGCGTGCCCGACGACCGGGTCATCGAACTGCATGGCAACGGCACCTATGCGACCTGCCTGGGCTGCGGCCGCCGGCACGAACTGGCCGAGATCCGCCCCGCCTTCGAGGCGACGGGCGAGCCGCCGGATTGTGCCGCCTGCGGCGGGCCGGTGAAGTCCGCGACGATCTCCTTCGGCCAGGCGATGCCGCAGGACAAGATGATCCGGGCCCAGCAACTGGCTCTGGAGGCTGAGCTTTTCCTCGTCATCGGATCCTCGCTCGTGGTCTATCCGGCGGCGACACTGCCGGTCATCGCCAAGCGCCAGGAGGCGACGCTGATCATCGTCAACCGCGAGCCGACGGAGCTCGACGCCATCGCCGATCTGGTGGTGCGGGCCGAGATCGGCGCGGCGCTCGGCCCGCTCGCAGGCTGACGCGCCTGCGACCTTTCGGTCGCGCGCGTGCAGCGGGGCTTGAGGCGGCGGCAAAAACAGCTATGCGAGCGGGACGCTCCCGTCCGCAGTCGCAAGGCGATCCATGTCCAGCGAGAAGACCATCCCCTCCGCCGCCCTCGCGCTCGGCGCGGCCGGGGTCATCCCGTTCCTGGCCTGCACGGCCGGGCTGGCGGCCGGTTTCGCCGTGCCGGGCATCGGCAGTGGCGCGCGCCTGTCCCAGGCGCTGATCGTCTATGGGGTCGCGATCCTCTCCTTTCTCGGCGGCGTGCGCTGGGGCATCGCCATCGGTTATGAGAGCGAGGCCGCGCAGCGGCGCGACTTCATCATCGCGGTCGTGCCGGCGCTGATCGGCTGGGCGGCGGCGCTGCTGGCGCCGGGGGCTGCGCTGTGGACGCTGTGCGTGGCCTTCGTGCTGCTCGGGCTGCTGGATTACGGCCTGTACTGCCGCGAGGTCGCGCCGGAATGGTATGGCCGGCTGCGGCTTGGCCTGTCGGCGGCGGTGGCGGTGCTGCTCGGTGTGGCGGCTGCGACGGCCTGAGCCTCAATCGCGCGAAGCCAGCGCGAGTCGCAGCGCCAGCGCGCCGAAGACCGCGCCCATCAGCCGCTGGGGCCAGGCCGCCAGATGCGGGCGCGCGGCGAGCGCGCGGCCGAGCCGGCCCGCCGTCAGGATGACCGCGCCGTTGGCGATCAGCCCCATCAGGTTGAGGATCGTCGCCAGCAGGATCACCTGCAGGGCGATCGACCCGGCCTCGGGCTTCAGGAACTGCGGCAGCAGCGCCAGCATGAACAGCGCCATCTTCGGGTTGAGCAGGTTCGTCAGCATCCCCTGCAGGAAGATCGCCCGTAGCCTGAGCCGGGGCTGGTCGGCGCGCGGCGCGAACAGGGCGGCGGGCGCGCGCAGTGTCGTCCAGGCCAGCCAGGCGAGATAGGCCGCGCCGAGGAAGCGCAGGCCGTCATAGGCCGCCGGCACCAGCAGGAAGAGCTGCGACAGGCCGAAGGCCGCCGCGAAGGCCTGGAGATAGCTGCCCGTGGCGATGCCCGCATAGGTCATGAGACCGGCCCTGCGGCCCTGACCGATGCTGCGCGAGGCGATCAGCAGCATGTCGGGGCCGGGCGTGGCCGTCAGCACCGCGCAGGCGGCGGTGAAGAGCGCGAGGGTGGCGAGATCGGGCATGAGGGTCCTCGTCGCGGCAGTGGCGGCTCGGGAAGCGACTATCGCACGGGGCGGCCTCGCGCCGCAGGGCTTTTTCGCCCATCGCGCATGTGGATGACGCGAAGCCGGCTGTATCGCGACTCCCCGGGG
This portion of the Bosea sp. OAE506 genome encodes:
- a CDS encoding DUF3429 domain-containing protein, whose protein sequence is MSSEKTIPSAALALGAAGVIPFLACTAGLAAGFAVPGIGSGARLSQALIVYGVAILSFLGGVRWGIAIGYESEAAQRRDFIIAVVPALIGWAAALLAPGAALWTLCVAFVLLGLLDYGLYCREVAPEWYGRLRLGLSAAVAVLLGVAAATA
- a CDS encoding LysE family translocator, coding for MPDLATLALFTAACAVLTATPGPDMLLIASRSIGQGRRAGLMTYAGIATGSYLQAFAAAFGLSQLFLLVPAAYDGLRFLGAAYLAWLAWTTLRAPAALFAPRADQPRLRLRAIFLQGMLTNLLNPKMALFMLALLPQFLKPEAGSIALQVILLATILNLMGLIANGAVILTAGRLGRALAARPHLAAWPQRLMGAVFGALALRLALASRD
- a CDS encoding Sir2 family NAD-dependent protein deacetylase translates to MPDGTQDAIETLHVMLDRAGSIVAFTGAGISTESGVPDFRSAGSPWMVNKPIPFEAFVKSREARAEAWRRKFAMDDHYAGAAPNAGHRALARLVGQGRAPAIITQNIDGLHQASGVPDDRVIELHGNGTYATCLGCGRRHELAEIRPAFEATGEPPDCAACGGPVKSATISFGQAMPQDKMIRAQQLALEAELFLVIGSSLVVYPAATLPVIAKRQEATLIIVNREPTELDAIADLVVRAEIGAALGPLAG